Sequence from the Gloeocapsopsis dulcis genome:
TTCCACTCAGGGTGTCTTCGCTACCAATAGGAAGCTGCACGGGTACTGCATTGGCACGTAAGCGATCGCGGATTTGGTCATAAACTTTGTAGAAGTTTGCTCCTGTGCGATCCATTTTGTTAATGAAGGCAATTCTTGGTACTTTGTACCGATCTGCCTGTCTCCATACAGTCTCTGATTGAGGCTGTACGCCGCCAACTGAGCAAAACACGGCAATCACACCGTCCAATACCCGCATGGATCGCTCAACCTCAATTGTGAAGTCTACGTGTCCAGGCGTATCAATGATGTTGATTTGGTGATCCTTCCAACTAGTAGTAATAGCAGCAGCAGTAATCGTAATTCCCCGCTCCCGCTCTTGTGCCATCCAGTCGGTTACTGCTGTTCCTTCGTGAACTTCTCCGATTTTATGAACAATACCGGAGTAGAAGAGAATTCGCTCTGTTGTTGTTGTCTTGCCCGCATCAATGTGGGCCGCAATCCCGATATTGCGTACTTTTTCCAGCGGGACTGTACGTGCCACAGCTACCTCCTTGAATTGTGTTGCCGCAGGTATCTTGATATTACTCTCTGTTAAGATTCTATACGTTTAGGGAAATCCGTTCTACATTTGTGCTGATTTCCTCTCTAGTAGCGATAGTGAGCAAATGCTTTGTTCGCTTCTGCCATACGGTGGGTTTCTTCCCGCTTCCGAATTGTGCTTCCTGTCTCATTGGCGGCGTCCATTAGTTCATTAGCAAGCTTACTTGCCATTGTGCGACCTGAACGTTGTCTAGCGTACTGAATTAACCAACGGAGTGCTAGGGTAGTTCCCCGATCTGTCCGTACTTCCATCGGTACTTGATATGTTGCACCTCCAACACGACGCGCTTTTACTTCAACAAGAGGAGTCGCATTGCGGACTGCTCTTTCAAAGATTTCTATCGGATCAGAACCAGTGCGTTCTTCGATAGTTTTCATTGCGTCATACATGAGTCTTGCGGCTAGGGATTTTTTTCCGCTACGCATCACCCGCCGCATCATCATGCTAATGAGGCGACTGTTATATACTGAATCTGGTGGAACTGGACGTTTTTGAATAACAGTACGACGAGACATACGTAAGCCTTTAAACTATTGGGCAACAACGACATTAGGAGCGGTCTTAACTTCTTTTTACTATGCGCTAGATAAACTAGCTTTAATGGAGTCACAAATAACAGCGCAGGACAAGACCAGTCCTCACTTTAATGTTTAAGCTGGAGTCTTATACTTTACTTAACACTTTGGAATTGTACCTTCACTGATAAAACTTAAGTGGAGGTACAAGCTTTGCTAATTTAACATTTTTTGTTTAAGACTTGTAGCAAGCGTGAGATTTGCTACATTTATATTTCCCAAATATGCTATTTGGGACGCTTTGTTCCATATTTGGAACGACCTTGTTTGCGGTCTTTTACACCAGCAGTATCTAAAGTACCCCGAATAATGTGGTATCGCACTCCAGGTAGGTC
This genomic interval carries:
- the rpsG gene encoding 30S ribosomal protein S7 → MSRRTVIQKRPVPPDSVYNSRLISMMMRRVMRSGKKSLAARLMYDAMKTIEERTGSDPIEIFERAVRNATPLVEVKARRVGGATYQVPMEVRTDRGTTLALRWLIQYARQRSGRTMASKLANELMDAANETGSTIRKREETHRMAEANKAFAHYRY